The Pelmatolapia mariae isolate MD_Pm_ZW linkage group LG10_11, Pm_UMD_F_2, whole genome shotgun sequence genome includes a region encoding these proteins:
- the LOC134637224 gene encoding C-X-C chemokine receptor type 3-like encodes MRGFKYMDMAQLHVETDGILKSDDYLEYGQNNTHDYDYDAANTVNNTTVFTVFNSTVNNVPVERDSEAVWVPALYAVVFFVGILGNIILLTVLVQKRRLWSLSDTFILHLSFVDILLLLMLPFWAIQTTPLCDLFWGIFSRVFGVVFKLNYYCGIFLLVCISLQNYLSVIHDIQLYSHGRRWLVHISCLLVWLISVLLTAPDWIFLVGKNNYTEDNTCVHIYPQSGTDWQLWSRLLHHIFGLVVPGLMLMIFCSHMLRQQCSCNGLPIQRNITIILSLVIVFCLCWMPYNFIFFLDTLQNSLQKHPPNDSHESSEGSLKTLLVVTSAIGCLHASLRPLLCLGLCGNFRQHLLAMLRCNKTEPEGSLWDLGVGQRQQPDHSQVQQEELEQMMVVENPLA; translated from the exons TATATGGACATGGCACAGCTGCATGTGGAAACTGATGGAATCTTAAAGTCTGATGACTATTTGGAATATGGCCAGAACAACACCCATGATTATGATTACGATGCAGCGAATACAGTGAATAACActacagtgtttacagtgtttaACAGTACAGTGAATAATGTTCCTGTGGAAAGAGACAGTGAGGCAGTGTGGGTCCCTGCTCTGTATGCCGTAGTGTTTTTTGTTGGAATCCTGGGAAATATTATTCTCCTGACAGTTCTGGTTCAAAAAAGGAGACTGTGGAGCCTATCGGACACCTTTATTCTCCACCTGAGTTTTGTGGACATCCTCCTCCTGTTAATGCTGCCCTTCTGGGCTATACAGACAACTCCGCTTTGTGACTTGTTTTGGGGGATTTTCAGCCGGGTCTTTGGGGTCGTTTTCAAG CTCAATTACTACTGTGGGATCTTTCTGCTGGTTTGCATCAGTCTTCAAAACTACCTCTCTGTCATCCATGACATCCAGTTGTATTCCCACGGGAGGCGCTGGTTAGTTCATATCAGCTGCCTGTTAGTCTGGCTTATCTCTGTCCTCCTCACTGCACCTGACTGGATTTTCCTGGTGGGTAAAAATAATTACACAGAAGATAATACTTGTGTTCACATCTACCCTCAATCTGGAACTGACTGGCAGTTGTGGTCACGCCTGCTACACCACATATTTGGCTTGGTGGTACCTGGACTCATGTTGATGATCTTTTGCTCACATATGCTACGGCAGCAGTGCAGCTGTAATGGCCTCCCAATCCAGAGAAATATCACCATCATCCTGTCTCTGGTGATCGTATTCTGTCTGTGTTGGATGCCGTACaacttcatattttttttgGACACTCTCCAGAACAGTCTTCAGAAACATCCTCCTAACGATTCACATGAAAGTTCTGAAGGTTCACTAAAAACACTTCTTGTGGTCACCTCTGCTATAGGCTGCCTTCACGCCAGCCTGAGGCCTCTGCTGTGTCTCGGCCTGTGTGGAAACTTCAGGCAACACTTACTGGCCATGCTGAGATGTAATAAAACTGAACCAGAAGGCTCACTCTGGGATCTTGGTGTAGGCCAGAGACAGCAGCCTGATCACAGTCAGGTTCAACAGGAAGAGCTGGAACAAATGATGGTTGTAGAGAATCCCCTAGCTTAG
- the LOC134636650 gene encoding C-X-C chemokine receptor type 3-like, whose translation MGDLDVDLDGIFKENVTFPEEDYEYEYPGDESFVKRGSEAVWVPALYSIVFFVGILGNIILLTVLVQKRRLWSISDTFILHLSIADILLLLMLPFWAAQTSQPCDWSLGIFSQIFGVVFKLNYYCGIFLLFCISIQNYLSSIHGIQLYSHEKPFFVHISCLSVWLISVVLTVPDWIFPGAKKDSTEEKTCVHIYPQSGTDWHLWSRLFHHIFGLVLPAFMLIIFSHMLWRQCSSNGARIQRNITVILSLVGVFCLCWMPYNFIFFLDTVKNRVQKHPNDSHESSEGSLKTLLMVTSAIGCLHASLRPLLYLGLCGNFRQHLLAMLRCNKTEPEGSLWDLGVGQRQQPDHSQVQQEELKQMTDAESPLA comes from the exons ATGGGTGATCTAGATGTGGATCTCGATGGAATATTTAAAGAGAATGTCACATTTCCTGAGGAGGACTATGAGTATGAGTATCCAGGGGATGAGTCTTTTGTGAAAAGAGGCAGTGAGGCAGTGTGGGTCCCTGCTCTGTACTCCATAGTGTTTTTTGTTGGAATCCTGGGAAATATTATTCTCCTGACAGTTCTGGTTCAAAAGAGGAGACTGTGGAGCATATCGGACACCTTTATTCTCCACCTGAGTATCGCGGACATCCTCCTCCTGTTGATGCTGCCCTTTTGGGCTGCACAGACAAGTCAGCCTTGTGACTGGTCCTTGGGCATTTTCAGCCAGATCTTTGGGGTCGTTTTCAAG CTCAACTACTACTGTGGGATCTTTCTGCTGTTTTGCATCAGTATTCAAAACTACCTCTCTAGCATCCATGGCATCCAGTTGTATTCCCACGAGAAGCCCTTCTTTGTTCACATCAGCTGCCTGTCAGTCTGGCTTATCTCTGTCGTCCTCACCGTACCTGACTGGATTTTCCCAGGGGCTAAAAAGGACtccacagaagagaaaacatgtGTTCATATCTACCCTCAGTCTGGAACTGACTGGCACTTGTGGTCACGCCTGTTCCACCACATATTTGGCTTGGTGCTACCTGCGTTCATGCTGATAATCTTCTCACATATGCTATGGCGGCAGTGCAGCTCTAATGGGGCCCGAATCCAGAGAAATATCACCGTCATCCTGTCTCTGGTGGGCGTATTCTGTCTGTGTTGGATGCCGTACaacttcatattttttttgGACACTGTCAAGAACAGAGTTCAGAAACATCCAAATGATTCACATGAAAGTTCTGAAGGTTCACTAAAAACACTTCTTATGGTCACATCTGCTATAGGCTGCCTTCACGCCAGCCTGAGGCCTCTGCTGTATCTCGGCCTGTGTGGAAACTTCAGGCAACACTTACTGGCCATGCTGAGATGTAATAAAACTGAACCAGAAGGCTCACTTTGGGATCTTGGTGTAGGCCAGAGACAGCAGCCTGATCACAGTCAGGTTCAGCAGGAAGAACTGAAACAGATGACGGATGCAGAGAGTCCGTTAGCTTAG
- the LOC134635495 gene encoding C-X-C chemokine receptor type 3-like, which produces MEEIQVPDIQRLLEHKRPRKTNGGAAAPLSWKELRRAPDEGSLSSCGAEARGGCCDMMEDEKITVTGDDWSDFYENYNYSDDNISYEGGDICILTETVNFEAVFIPVLYSVVFVVGLLGNVLLLRILARSRKTWSATDTFILHLGVADILMLVTLPIWAVQYAQSDGWTFGTPLCKISGSVFTINFYCGILLLACISLDRYLSIVHATQMYSRKKPWFVQASCLMVWFFSLLLSITDWIFLEDVFDDRRGRRECVPNYYKFREQAVFNWRLASRMIYLIVGFALPSAVMMFCYSRILHQLRCGAQSHQKQRAFKVIVAVVVVFFICWTPYNITLLVETFNFDISNETCSDTTSLEKAKTVTTCVGFIHCCLNPILYAFVSEKFRRQLLSRETVFMSDLNVSNHQTNHR; this is translated from the exons atggaggagatccaggttccagacatccagaggctcttagaacacaagagaccaaggaagaccaacggaggggcagCGGCGCCACTAtcctggaaagagctgaggagagccccagatgaggggtcactcagcagctgcggagcagaagccagggggggttgctgTGAC ATGATGGAAGACGAAAAGATTACAGTGACAGGGGATGACTGGTCTGATTTCTACGAGAACTATAACTATTCAGACGATAACATCTCTTATGAAGGGGGTGATATTTGCATCCTGACTGAGACTGTGAATTTTGAAGCCGTGTTCATACCAGTTCTGTACTCTGTGGTGTTTGTTGTTGGCCTCCTTGGGAATGTATTGCTGTTGAGAATACTGGCTCGGAGTAGGAAGACCTGGAGTGCGACAGATACCTTCATCCTCCATCTGGGAGTGGCAGATATCCTGATGCTGGTGACGCTGCCCATATGGGCTGTACAGTATGCCCAAAGTGATGGATGGACATTTGGTACTCCCCTGTGCAAGATCAGTGGAAGTGTTTTTACA ATTAACTTCTACTGTGGGATCCTTCTTCTGGCCTGCATCAGTCTGGACCGCTACCTGTCCATCGTCCATGCTACACAGATGTACTCAAGAAAGAAGCCTTGGTTTGTTCAGGCCAGCTGCCTGATGGTGTGGTTCTTTTCCCTGCTTCTCTCCATCACTGACTGGATCTTTTTAGAAGATGTGTTTGATGATAGACGAGGCAGAAGAGAGTGTGTTCCCAATTATTACAAATTTCGCGAGCAAGCAGTATTTAATTGGAGGTTGGCATCACGCATGATTTATCTCATAGTGGGCTTTGCACTTCCTTCAGCCGTCATGATGTTCTGTTACTCCCGCATCCTGCATCAGCTGAGGTGTGGTGCCCAGAGCCATCAAAAGCAGAGAGCTTTTAAAGTTATtgtggctgtggtggtggtttTCTTTATCTGCTGGACCCCGTACAACATCACGCTCTTAGTGGAAACGTTTAATTTTGATATCAGTAATGAAACTTGTTCAGACACAACGTCTCTGGAGAAAGCAAAGACAGTGACCACCTGTGTGGGTTTCATTCACTGCTGCCTCAATCCCATCCTGTATGCTTTTGTGAGTGAGAAGTTCCGGCGTCAGCTCCTGAGCAGGGAAACAGTGTTCATGTCAgacttaaatgtttcaaatcatcaaacaaatcaCAGGTGA
- the LOC134637233 gene encoding C-X-C chemokine receptor type 3-like, with amino-acid sequence MMEGGKILLSEEYWLDLCNNTSVCNSSYDGIYEDEINDPAETVNFEAVFIPVLYSVVLVVGLLGNGLLLGILTQSRKTWSVTDIFILHLGVADILMLVTLPIWAVQYAQSGGWTFGTPLCMISRSVFMINFYCGILLLACISLDRYLSIVHATQMYSRKKPWVAQASCLMMWFFSLLLSIIDWIFLEEMFDDRRGRRECVHNYRKFDVDAEDSWRLASRMIYLIVGFVLPSGVMIFCYSRILDQLRCGAQSLQKQRAFKVIVAVVVVFFICWTPYNITLLVETIHFDNNKTETYSGTTSLEKAKTVTTCMGIIHCCLNPILYAFVGVKFRRQLMSILRSLGCKVASAKIQSFVSNRRSSIWSESADTSHSLAI; translated from the exons ATGATGGAAGGTGGAAAGATTTTACTGTCAGAGGAGTACTGGCTGGATTTGTGCAACAACACCTCAGTCTGTAACAGCTCTTATGATGGCATTTATGAGGATGAAATTAATGACCCGGCTGAGACTGTGAATTTTGAAGCTGTGTTCATACCAGTTCTGTATTCTGTGGTGTTAGTTGTTGGTCTACTTGGGAATGGATTGCTGTTGGGAATATTGACTCAGAGTAGGAAGACCTGGAGTGTGACAGATATATTCATCCTCCATCTGGGAGTGGCAGATATCCTGATGCTGGTGACGCTGCCCATCTGGGCTGTACAGTATGCCCAAAGTGGTGGATGGACATTTGGTACTCCCTTGTGCATGATCAGTCGAAGTGTCTTTATG ATTAACTTCTACTGTGGGATCCTTCTCCTGGCCTGCATCAGTCTGGACCGCTACCTGTCCATCGTCCATGCTACACAGATGTACTCAAGAAAGAAGCCTTGGGTTGCCCAGGCCAGCTGCCTGATGATGTGGTTCTTTTCACTGCTTCTCTCCATCATTGACTGGATTTTTTTAGAAGAAATGTTTGATGATAGACGAGGCAGAAGAGAGTGTGTTCACAACTATCGTAAATTTGATGTGGACGCAGAAGACTCTTGGAGGCTGGCATCACGCATGATTTATCTCATAGTGGGCTTTGTGCTTCCTTCTGGTGTCATGATTTTCTGTTACTCCCGCATCCTGGATCAACTGAGGTGTGGTGCCCAGAGCCTTCAAAAGCAGAGAGCTTTTAAAGTTATTGTGGCTGTCGTGGTGGTTTTCTTTATCTGCTGGACCCCGTACAACATCACACTCTTAGTGGAAACAATTCATTTTgataacaacaaaacagaaacttaTTCAGGCACAACATCTCTGGAGAAAGCAAAGACAGTGACCACCTGTATGGGTATCATTCACTGCTGCCTCAATCCCATCCTGTATGCTTTTGTGGGTGTGAAGTTCCGCCGTCAGCTTATGAGCATCCTCAGGTCTCTGGGCTGCAAAGTGGCAAGTGCAAAaatccagtcttttgtcagcaACAGGAGAAGCTCCATTTGGTCCGAGTCTGCCGACACCTCCCACTCCCTTGCTATCTGA
- the LOC134636884 gene encoding C-X-C chemokine receptor type 3-like has translation MMEDEKITVEDLDWSDLYENYNYSDPNGSYEGGDICDLTENVNFEAVFIPVLYSVVFVVGLLGNGLLLGILARSRKTWSVTDTFILHLGVADILMLVTLPIWAVQYAQSDGWTFGTPLCKISGSVFTINFYCGILLLACISLDRYLSIVHATQMYSRKKPWVVQASCLMVWCFSLLLSIIDWIFLEDVFDDRRGRRECVPNYYKFGEKAVYNWRLASRMIYLIVGFVLPSGVMIFCYSRILHQLSYGAQSLQKQRAFKVIVAVVVVFFICWTPYNFTLLVETIHFDNNTETCSGTTSLEKIKTVTTCVGFIHCCLNPILYAFVGVKFRRQLMSILRSLGCKVASAKIQSFVSNRRSSMWSESADTSHSLAI, from the exons ATGATGGAAGATGAAAAGATTACAGTGGAGGACCTTGACTGGTCTGATTTGTATGAAAACTATAACTATTCAGACCCGAATGGCTCTTATGAAGGGGGTGATATTTGCGACCTGACTGAGAATGTGAATTTTGAAGCTGTGTTCATACCAGTTCTGTACTCTGTGGTGTTTGTTGTTGGTCTGCTTGGGAATGGATTGCTGTTGGGAATACTGGCTCGGAGTAGAAAGACCTGGAGCGTAACAGATACCTTCATCCTCCATCTGGGAGTGGCAGATATCCTGATGCTGGTGACGCTGCCCATCTGGGCTGTACAGTATGCCCAAAGTGATGGATGGACATTTGGTACTCCCCTGTGCAAGATCAGTGGAAGTGTTTTTACA ATTAACTTCTACTGTGGGATCCTTCTCCTGGCCTGCATCAGTCTGGACCGCTACCTGTCCATCGTCCATGCTACACAGATGTACTCAAGAAAGAAGCCTTGGGTTGTTCAGGCCAGCTGCCTGATGGTGTGGTGCTTTTCCCTGCTCCTCTCTATCATTGACTGGATCTTTTTAGAAGATGTGTTTGATGATAGACGAGGCAGAAGAGAGTGTGTTCCCAATTATTACAAATTTGGTGAGAAGGCTGTATATAATTGGAGGTTGGCATCACGCATGATTTATCTCATAGTGGGCTTTGTACTTCCTTCTGGTGTAATGATTTTCTGCTACTCACGCATTTTGCATCAGCTGAGCTATGGTGCCCAGAGCCTTCAAAAGCAGAGAGCTTTTAAAGTTATTGTGGCTGTCGTGGTGGTTTTCTTTATCTGCTGGACCCCGTACAACTTCACACTCTTAGTGGAAACAATTCATTTTGATAACAACACAGAAACTTGTTCAGGCACAACATCTCTGGAGAAAATTAAGACAGTGACCACCTGTGTGGGTTTCATTCACTGCTGCCTCAATCCCATCCTGTATGCTTTTGTGGGTGTGAAGTTCCGCCGTCAGCTTATGAGCATCCTCAGGTCTCTGGGCTGTAAAGTGGCAAGTGCAAAaatccagtcttttgtcagcaACAGGAGAAGCTCCATGTGGTCCGAGTCTGCTGACAcctcacactcccttgctatctga
- the trim35-28 gene encoding tripartite motif containing 35-28 produces MSDSMDEDEPLPLQQDLTCPVCQGIFRDPMLLPCTHSFCRECLEKNWEYNKKCPVCREVCEEDKAIANRALKSACETFLKQTNKRPKTIQPSEAVCNLHLKPLELYCEKDEEPVCVECVTLHSTHRLYTLSDGAPMCKKELSDRVHIFEKKVDSYKKTSRNFKNAVKYIKYQAEEAEKQIKAEFQRLHDVLTAEEAMRLKALSDEEGEKIAAIQQLIESTEKDVVAMKELIDTIKKEMGNEDLPLLRNFQNLKRQSHWPRSEPRLPYGSLLNVAKHVGGLGFNVWKKMQSHVKYYPVLLNPNTASPWLSLSSDLVSVKESSERLTVPDNQERFDPCVFVLGAEGYTSGKHKWDVLVGDNPKWIVGVCRESLPRKKKFTVATNRGVWALGLSKGVYNVMTTKREELQLQQRPEKIRVKLNIEKGEVSFWDGGLGKHLVTLTHKFEGAIFPIFGPGLHSSPMALVPGKIAIHMSTTQDKVIDVKMQH; encoded by the exons ATGTCTGACAGCATGGATGAGGATGAGCCTTTACCTCTCCAGCAGGACCTGACCTGCCCTGTATGCCAGGGCATATTTCGGGACCCGATGCTGCTGCCTTGCACCCACAGCTTCTGTCGGGAGTGTCTGGAGAAGAATTGGGAATACAACAAAAAGTGTCCCGTCTGCAGGGAGGTGTGTGAGGAAGACAAGGCCATCGCCAATCGTGCGCTCAAGAGCGCCTGCGAGACCTTCCTTAAACAGACGAACAAACGACCGAAAACCATTCAGCCCAGTGAGGCAGTCTGCAACCTGCACCTGAAACCCCTGGAGCTGTACTGCGAGAAGGATGAGGAGCCGGTGTGCGTGGAATGCGTCACTCTGCACAGCACCCACAGGCTGTACACACTGAGCGATGGAGCGCCCATGTGCAAG AAGGAGCTGAGCGACAGAGTCCACATTTTTGAAAAGAAAGTGGACTCGTACAAGAAAACATCTCGCAATTTCAAAAACGCAGTGAAATATATCAAG TATCAGGCTGAAGAAGCAGAAAAGCAGATCAAAGCAGAGTTTCAGAGGCTTCACGACGTGCTTACCGCAGAAGAAGCGATGCGTCTTAAAGCACTGTCTGATGAGGAGGGGGAGAAGATCGCTGCCATACAGCAACTGATTGAAAGCACAGAAAAGGATGTTGTCGCTATGAAGGAGCTCATTGATACAATTAAGAAGGAGATGGGCAATGAGGATCTACCGCTCCTCcgg aatTTCCAGAATTTAAAAAGACA GTCTCACTGGCCTCGTTCAGAGCCTCGCCTTCCCTACGGATCCCTTTTGAACGTGGCCAAACACGTCGGTGGTTTGGGCTTCAACGTATGGAAGAAAATGCAGTCTCATGTGAAATATT ATCCAGTGCTGTTGAACCCGAACACAGCCTCACCTTGGCTGTCTTTGAGTTCAGACCTGGTCAGTGTGAAGGAAAGCTCAGAGCGGCTGACCGTCCCCGATAACCAAGAGCGCTTTGATCCCTGCGTCTTTGTCCTAGGTGCTGAAGGTTACACCTCCGGGAAACACAAATGGGATGTCCTTGTAGGTGACAACCCCAAGTGGATAGTGGGAGTGTGCAGAGAGTCATTGCCGCGTAAAAAGAAGTTTACAGTTGCAACAAACCGTGGTGTGTGGGCCTTAGGACTGAGCAAAGGGGTGTATAATGTAATGACAACTAAGCGTGAAGAGCTGCAGCTTCAGCAGCGACCTGAAAAGATTCGAGTCAAGCTTAATATAGAAAAGGGAGAGGTGTCATTTTGGGATGGAGGGTTAGGGAAGCACCTGGTCACACTTACACACAAGTTTGAAGGTGCGATATTTCCTATTTTTGGTCCCGGCCTCCATAGCTCACCCATGGCTCTGGTTCCAGGAAAAATAGCTATACACATGTCAACAACCCAAGATAAGGTTATTGACGTGAAGATGCAACATTGA